The window TTAGCAGCAGGTCGCAACCTGCCGCCCTAACTGCGGCAAGCTTTTCTGGTCGCTTCAGTTTCACAAACTTGTGGGAAAGAAATATCTCTAAGGATATTCCTTTTTTCTCCAGCGCTTTCTGCAAGCCTGCCTTCCCACAATTGCGCCAGCCCCCATCTATTATCTCTCTTGCTTCCGCAAGTTCTATATCTGCGAGCATCGCAACACTTGCTGCGCCGCACCCATCTTCTCCACCTTGGTAGATATGTCTCATTTTCCTCATACCCTCTCGATGATCTTTTCGCCAAACAGCCCCTGCGGACGGAAGACGAGGAAGATCAGCGCCAGCACATAGGCGAACCAGTTCTCGGTCGCGCCGCCGATCAGCGGTCCGATCCAGAATTCGAACAGCTTTTCACCAACCCCGATGATCAGCCCGCCGACAATCGCGCCGGGGATCGAGGTAAAGCTGCCCAGCATCAGCACCGGCAAGGCCTTGAGCGCGATCAGCGACAGGCTGAACTGCACGCCCGATTTGGTGCCCCACATGATGCCGGCGACCAGCGCCACGAAACCGGCGATCGACCAGACCATCACCCAGATGTAGCGCAGCGAGATGCCCACCGACAGCGCCGCCTGGTGATCATCGGCCACCGCGCGCATGGCCCGGCCCTGCTTGGTATATTGCGAGAACGCGACCAGGGCCGCCACCAGCAGGATGGCGATGAAGGTGGCCCAGATATCCAGCCGGTCGATAAAGAAGCCATAGCCGAACCACTCATTGGTCACGGATTCGATGCTTTCGGAAATCCCCTGCGGCAGGCCGACATCCAGCGTCTTGATATCGGCGCCCCACATCACATCGCCGAACCCTTCGAGGAAATAGGCCAGCCCGATGGTCGCCATGAACAGGATGATCGGTTCCTGCCCGACCAGATGCTGCAGCACCAGTTTCTCGATCAGGATCGCCAGCAGCACCATCACCGCCGCCGTCAGCAGGATCGCCAGCAGCGAGGGCACGGTCCAGCCGAATTCCTCGACATGGGTGCCAAAGATCGCATTGATCAGATGGGCAAAGGGCACCTGCCCCTGCTGGATCCCGACCAGCGTCAGTGCCGCGAACAGCGCCATCACGCCCTGGGCATAGTTGAACACGCCCGAGGCCTTGAAGATCAGCACAAAGCCCAGCGCGACCAGCGAATACATCACGCCGGTCATCAGGCCGTTCAGCAGCACCTCGATGGAATAGATAAACTGATCAGTCATGGGCCACCCCCAGATAAGCGTCGATGACGTCTTGGTTGTTGCGCACCTCGTCGGGGGTGCCGTCACCGATCTTGCGGCCGTAATCCATGACCACGACGCGGTCGGACAGGTCCATGACCACGCCCATATCGTGTTCGATCAGCGCGATGGTGGTGCCGAATTCATCGTTCACATCGAGGATAAAGCGGGACATGTCCTCTTTCTCTTCGACGTTCATCCCGGCCATCGGTTCGTCCAGCAACAGCAATTGCGGCTCGGCGGCCAGCGCGCGCGCCAGTTCCACCCGCTTTTTCAGCCCGTAGGGCAGCCGCCCCACCGGGGTTTTGCGGATGTTCTGGATTTCGAGAAAGTCGATGATCTTTTCGACCTGCGCGCGGTTTTCGGTCTCTTCGCGTTCGGCCTTGCCCCACCACAGCGCCTGGCTGAAGAGGCCCGATTTGATGTAGTTCAACCGACCCGTCATGATGTTGTCCAGCACCGTCATGCCGTCAAACAACGCGATGTTCTGGAAGGTGCGGGCGATCCCGAGGCGGGCGACCTGATAGGGTTTCAGCTGTCCGCGCCTTTCGCCCTTGAACCAGACCTCGCCCTCTTGCGGCACATAAAAGCCCGAGATCACGTTCAGCATCGAGGACTTGCCCGCGCCGTTCGGCCCGATGATCGCGCGGATCTCGCCCTCGCGGATGTCAAAGCTGATATTCTTGATCGCCTCGACGCCGCCAAAGCGCAGGGTGATGTTCTTCATGTCCATCAGCGTGCCGCCGATCTGGCGGCCATCCGCGGTGGTGTAACCGCTGGTCGCCTCGGCCGTTTGCAATTCGCTCATTCCGCCGCCACCTTCTGCTGCGTTTCGCCAAAGACCTGAGCATCCTCGATCTTGAGCGTCGCCTTGATCTTGCCCTTGCGGCCGTCCTCGTAGGTGACCTCGGTTTCGGTGTAGATCTCGTCCGACCCGTCATAGAGCGCGCCGACAAGATCGGCGAACTTTTCGTTGATGACCGCGCGGCGCACCTTGCGGGTGCGGGTCATTTCGCCGTCATCGGGGTCCAGTTCCTTGTGCAGGACAAGAAAGCGGTGGATCTGGCAGCCCGACAGCATCGGGTCTTCGGCCACCGAGTCGTTCACCGCCTCGACATGTTCCTTGATCGTTGCATAGACCTGCGGATGCGCCGCCAGTTCCTGATAGCTGGCATAAGAGATGTTGTTGCGCTCGGCCCAGTTGCCCACGGCGCCAAGGTCGATATTGATCAGCGCGGTGCAGAATTCGCGGCCATTGCCCAGCACCACGGCCTCGAGGATATTGGGATAGAATTTCAGTTTGTTCTCGACATATTTGGGCGCGAACATGGTGCCATCGGCCATCTTGCCGACATCCTTGGCGCGGTCGATGATGCGCAGATGGCCGGTGTCTTCCTCGAAGAACCCGGCATCGCCGGTGGCGACCCAGCCTTCGGCATCCTTGGTCGAGGCGGTGCTTTCGGCATTCTTGTAATATTCAACGAAGGTGCCGGGGCTGCGGTAAAAGACCTCGCCATTATCGGCGATCCTGACCTCGACACCCGGCGAGGGCACGCCGACGGTATCGCTGCGCACCTGCCCGTCGGGCTGCTGGGTGATAAAGACCGATGCCTCGGTCTGGCCGTAGAGCTGTTTGAGGTTGATGCCCAGCGAGCGGTAGAAATCAAAGATCTCGGGGCCGATCGCCTCGCCTGCGGTATAGCCGACGCGGATGCGCGAATAGCCCAGCGTGTTCTTGAGCGGGCCATAAACGAAAAGGTTGCCCAGACCGTAGGACAGCCGGTCGCCGAAGCTGACGGTTTCGCCGTCCAGAATGGCCGGGCCGACGCGGCGGGCCACCTTCATGTAGCGGTCAAACAGCCATTTCTTGAAGCGGCCGGCATCCTCCATGCGGATCATCACATTGGTCAGCTGACCCTCGAAGACCCGCGGCGGGGCAAAGAAATAGGTGGGCCCGATCTCTCGCAGATCGGTCATCATGGTCTGCTGATCTTCGGGGCAGTTGACGGTAAAACCGGCCCAGAGCGCCTGCCCGATCGAAAAGATGAAATCGCCAACCCAGGCCATCGGCAGATAGGCCAGAATTTCCTCGCTCTGGGTCAGATGATCGAAGTCCGAGGTGTTCCTGGCGGTTTCGATGATATTGCGGTTCGACAGCACCACCCCTTTGGGTTTGCCGGTCGTGCCGCTGGTATAAAGCATCACGCAGGTGCTGTCGTAATCCAGCGATGCGATGCGTTTATCCAATTCGGCGCCAAGCCGAGTTGCGGCTGCCCGCCCCTCGGCCTGGACATCCGCAAGCGCGTTCATCCGTGAGTGATCGTATTTACGCATCCCGCGCTTGTCGGTGTAAATCATCTGTTCGATGCCCTGCGGGGCGTCAGGCATGGCCTGCACCTCGAGCACCTTGTCGACCTGTTCCTGATCGCCGCAGATCACGAAACGGGCGCCGCAATGGTTCAGCACATAGACCATTTCTTCGGCTGCTGCGTCGTTATAGAGCGGCACCGGCACGCCGCCGCACATCTGCGTGGCGATCATCGACCAGTAATGCGCCGGGCGGTTGCGACCGATGACGCCGACATGATCGCCCGGCTTCAACCCCAGCGCCATCAGCCCCAGCGCCAGTGCCCGCACCTCTTCGGCCGCCTCGGCCCAGGTCCAGCTTTGCCAGATGCCGAATTCCTTTTCGCGATACGCGGGGCGGTTGCCAAAGCGGCTCGCGTTCCGCGCCAACAGCGCGGGAACTGATCTCGCGTCATCTGAAGGCAATTGCTGGTCCGTCATGCGTCCTCCCCAGTCGCGGCGCGGCTTCGTGGCTGCACCCTCGGGGCCAATCATTGCCCCAGTTTGTCTGAAACCCAACGAAATGTTACAGGCGCGGCCGATCCCGCATCCGAGGCTTGCAATGCCACCGCTGGCGCGCAAAATCGCGGTCATGACCATCAGCACCCTACACGCGGATCTGACCCAGTCGGGCCTGAACCTGATCGGGCAGGCCCTGTCGATCTTTGACGCGGATCTG is drawn from Paracoccus tegillarcae and contains these coding sequences:
- a CDS encoding branched-chain amino acid ABC transporter permease, whose translation is MTDQFIYSIEVLLNGLMTGVMYSLVALGFVLIFKASGVFNYAQGVMALFAALTLVGIQQGQVPFAHLINAIFGTHVEEFGWTVPSLLAILLTAAVMVLLAILIEKLVLQHLVGQEPIILFMATIGLAYFLEGFGDVMWGADIKTLDVGLPQGISESIESVTNEWFGYGFFIDRLDIWATFIAILLVAALVAFSQYTKQGRAMRAVADDHQAALSVGISLRYIWVMVWSIAGFVALVAGIMWGTKSGVQFSLSLIALKALPVLMLGSFTSIPGAIVGGLIIGVGEKLFEFWIGPLIGGATENWFAYVLALIFLVFRPQGLFGEKIIERV
- a CDS encoding ABC transporter ATP-binding protein, coding for MSELQTAEATSGYTTADGRQIGGTLMDMKNITLRFGGVEAIKNISFDIREGEIRAIIGPNGAGKSSMLNVISGFYVPQEGEVWFKGERRGQLKPYQVARLGIARTFQNIALFDGMTVLDNIMTGRLNYIKSGLFSQALWWGKAEREETENRAQVEKIIDFLEIQNIRKTPVGRLPYGLKKRVELARALAAEPQLLLLDEPMAGMNVEEKEDMSRFILDVNDEFGTTIALIEHDMGVVMDLSDRVVVMDYGRKIGDGTPDEVRNNQDVIDAYLGVAHD
- a CDS encoding AMP-binding protein, yielding MTDQQLPSDDARSVPALLARNASRFGNRPAYREKEFGIWQSWTWAEAAEEVRALALGLMALGLKPGDHVGVIGRNRPAHYWSMIATQMCGGVPVPLYNDAAAEEMVYVLNHCGARFVICGDQEQVDKVLEVQAMPDAPQGIEQMIYTDKRGMRKYDHSRMNALADVQAEGRAAATRLGAELDKRIASLDYDSTCVMLYTSGTTGKPKGVVLSNRNIIETARNTSDFDHLTQSEEILAYLPMAWVGDFIFSIGQALWAGFTVNCPEDQQTMMTDLREIGPTYFFAPPRVFEGQLTNVMIRMEDAGRFKKWLFDRYMKVARRVGPAILDGETVSFGDRLSYGLGNLFVYGPLKNTLGYSRIRVGYTAGEAIGPEIFDFYRSLGINLKQLYGQTEASVFITQQPDGQVRSDTVGVPSPGVEVRIADNGEVFYRSPGTFVEYYKNAESTASTKDAEGWVATGDAGFFEEDTGHLRIIDRAKDVGKMADGTMFAPKYVENKLKFYPNILEAVVLGNGREFCTALINIDLGAVGNWAERNNISYASYQELAAHPQVYATIKEHVEAVNDSVAEDPMLSGCQIHRFLVLHKELDPDDGEMTRTRKVRRAVINEKFADLVGALYDGSDEIYTETEVTYEDGRKGKIKATLKIEDAQVFGETQQKVAAE